In Gemmata obscuriglobus, a single genomic region encodes these proteins:
- a CDS encoding STAS domain-containing protein, which yields MPGPVTQLFVLRGQVDEPELLQVVRDACAALQANHSCKLTLDCAGVTSFTGKALLLLGWFCNQTRSAGLSLRLLDLSEDIIRTVPDRLVEAMIPADLRPQVMEAMTLGAVRKGSHRACSFSNN from the coding sequence ATGCCCGGACCAGTGACCCAGTTGTTCGTGCTCCGCGGTCAGGTGGACGAACCCGAGTTGCTCCAAGTCGTGCGCGACGCGTGTGCCGCGCTTCAGGCTAACCATTCCTGTAAGCTCACGCTGGACTGTGCCGGAGTCACGTCGTTCACCGGCAAGGCGCTGCTGCTGCTCGGGTGGTTTTGTAACCAGACCCGTTCCGCGGGCCTGTCCCTGCGGCTGCTCGACCTTTCCGAGGACATAATCCGAACCGTTCCGGACCGGTTGGTCGAAGCGATGATCCCGGCCGATTTACGGCCCCAGGTCATGGAAGCCATGACCCTTGGAGCGGTCAGGAAGGGCTCGCACCGGGCCTGTTCGTTCTCCAACAACTGA
- a CDS encoding serine hydrolase domain-containing protein, with protein sequence MGLQAFAEPPPVPTTGAENANLEPFDQLFQSFLARHKLPGAAVAVARGGKLVYARGFGFADAEQKVPVAPDARFRIASVSKPITAVAVLMLAEQGKLKLDDAVLKYIKLKPAPASGVELDERWQKVTVRQCLRHTGGWDRDREGGFDPIAVPGRVRRALKLDGPPTPDDIVRYMMGQPLDFGPGARFAYSNLGYLVLSRVLEAVTGQRYESWVKKHVFGPLGATTPALARGLPENRSKAEVSYHDAKGRKGACLYPPRAGRQVPLPDGAMNVEAFEAHGGWVASAVDLVRFASAFDGARTSPLLSGASIRDMWARPDGAAGFGPDKKPREVYYGCGWNVRPVGDGKLNAWHDGWIPGTNTLLVRRWDGLSWAVLFNTDSTPEGDAPSGLIDAPVHRAAGKVQKWPDGDLFEKFM encoded by the coding sequence ATGGGGCTGCAAGCCTTCGCCGAACCGCCGCCGGTGCCCACGACCGGCGCCGAGAACGCGAACCTGGAGCCGTTCGACCAGCTCTTTCAGTCGTTCCTGGCCCGTCACAAGTTGCCCGGCGCGGCGGTCGCGGTCGCGCGCGGCGGGAAACTCGTGTACGCCCGCGGGTTCGGGTTCGCCGACGCCGAACAAAAGGTGCCCGTTGCACCGGACGCGCGGTTCCGCATCGCCAGCGTGTCCAAACCGATCACCGCGGTTGCGGTCCTGATGCTCGCCGAGCAGGGGAAGCTCAAGCTCGACGACGCGGTACTGAAGTACATCAAACTGAAACCGGCACCCGCGAGCGGCGTCGAACTTGATGAGCGGTGGCAGAAGGTGACCGTCCGCCAGTGCCTCCGGCACACCGGCGGTTGGGACCGGGACCGTGAGGGCGGGTTCGACCCCATCGCGGTCCCGGGGCGCGTCCGGCGCGCGCTGAAGCTCGACGGCCCGCCAACGCCCGACGACATCGTTCGTTACATGATGGGACAGCCGCTGGATTTCGGCCCCGGAGCGCGGTTCGCGTATTCGAACTTGGGTTACTTGGTTCTCAGCCGGGTCCTTGAGGCCGTGACCGGGCAGCGGTACGAGTCGTGGGTGAAAAAGCACGTGTTCGGGCCGCTGGGGGCGACCACACCGGCACTGGCCCGGGGGCTGCCCGAGAACCGTTCAAAGGCCGAAGTGTCGTACCACGACGCGAAGGGGCGCAAAGGCGCCTGTCTGTACCCGCCGCGCGCCGGACGCCAGGTGCCACTGCCGGACGGGGCGATGAACGTCGAGGCGTTCGAGGCGCATGGGGGGTGGGTCGCTTCGGCCGTCGATCTGGTCCGGTTCGCGTCCGCGTTCGACGGGGCGCGAACGTCTCCGCTCCTTTCGGGCGCCAGCATCCGAGACATGTGGGCGCGGCCGGACGGGGCCGCCGGGTTCGGACCCGACAAGAAGCCGCGCGAGGTGTACTACGGTTGCGGGTGGAACGTGCGCCCCGTCGGCGACGGCAAGCTGAACGCGTGGCACGACGGGTGGATCCCCGGCACCAACACGCTCCTGGTTCGGCGGTGGGACGGCTTAAGCTGGGCGGTGCTGTTCAACACCGACTCGACCCCGGAGGGCGACGCCCCGTCCGGGTTGATCGACGCCCCGGTTCACCGCGCGGCCGGCAAGGTGCAGAAATGGCCGGACGGCGATTTGTTTGAGAAATTTATGTGA
- a CDS encoding glycoside hydrolase family 140 protein, translating into MRALSACVLALVVTTAVHADEPRSLPKLKVSDNKRFLVTAEGKPFFYLADTAWELFHRLDREQAGKYLKTRAAQGYNVVQAVALAEFDGLNEPNVYGHKPLIDNSPAKPNEKYFEHVDWVVNRAAEHGIYTALLPTWGDKWNKKWGQGPEVFTPENAEAYGAWLGKRYKDRPIIWVLGGDRPVETDAHKRITRAMAKGLRAGDGGAHLITFHPTGGSGSSTPFHNDDWLDFNMRQNGHQAEFTGRYDKTLADYNLRPAKPVLDGEPIYEGHPVSFKAKEFGHSTAADVRRPFYWDVFSGACGHTYGHHSVWQFYAKGRKPVNSPLVTWEEAIEQPGGKQMQHGRRLIESRPYLTRVPDDSVIVADEVGTSVPGAGTRRFAATRDEKGTFAMVYVPIGRPFTVAMGKVTGPKVKAWWFNPRDGKATAVGTFPNTGTRTFTPPADGELLDWVLVLDDESKNFPEPGATPR; encoded by the coding sequence ATGCGTGCTCTCTCCGCCTGTGTTCTCGCGCTTGTGGTTACAACCGCGGTTCATGCCGACGAACCCCGTTCGCTCCCGAAGCTCAAGGTGAGCGACAACAAGCGGTTTCTCGTCACCGCCGAAGGGAAGCCGTTCTTCTACCTCGCTGACACGGCCTGGGAACTGTTCCACCGGCTCGACCGCGAGCAGGCCGGCAAGTACCTCAAGACCCGCGCCGCGCAAGGGTACAACGTCGTTCAGGCCGTCGCGCTCGCCGAGTTCGACGGGCTTAACGAACCTAACGTCTACGGCCACAAGCCGCTGATCGACAACAGCCCCGCCAAGCCGAACGAGAAGTATTTCGAGCACGTGGACTGGGTGGTGAACCGGGCCGCGGAGCACGGCATTTACACCGCCCTGCTGCCGACTTGGGGCGACAAGTGGAACAAGAAGTGGGGACAAGGGCCGGAGGTCTTCACGCCGGAGAATGCCGAAGCCTACGGCGCGTGGCTCGGGAAGCGGTACAAGGACAGGCCGATCATCTGGGTCCTCGGCGGCGACCGGCCGGTCGAAACGGACGCGCACAAGCGGATCACCCGCGCGATGGCCAAGGGGCTCCGGGCGGGCGACGGCGGCGCGCACCTCATCACCTTCCACCCGACCGGCGGGAGCGGGTCGTCAACGCCCTTCCACAACGACGACTGGCTCGACTTCAACATGCGGCAGAACGGTCACCAGGCCGAGTTCACCGGGCGCTACGACAAGACGCTCGCCGATTACAACCTGCGCCCTGCCAAACCGGTCCTCGACGGCGAGCCGATCTACGAAGGGCACCCGGTGTCGTTCAAGGCGAAGGAGTTCGGCCACTCCACCGCGGCCGACGTGCGGCGGCCCTTCTACTGGGATGTGTTTTCCGGGGCGTGCGGTCATACTTACGGGCACCACTCGGTCTGGCAGTTTTACGCGAAGGGCCGTAAGCCGGTGAACAGCCCGCTCGTCACCTGGGAAGAGGCGATCGAACAGCCCGGCGGCAAGCAGATGCAGCACGGCCGCCGGCTCATCGAGTCGCGCCCGTACCTCACCCGCGTCCCCGACGATTCGGTGATCGTGGCCGACGAGGTCGGCACTTCCGTGCCCGGCGCCGGCACGCGGCGGTTCGCTGCCACCCGCGATGAAAAGGGGACGTTCGCGATGGTGTACGTCCCGATCGGCCGCCCATTTACCGTTGCGATGGGCAAGGTGACCGGGCCGAAGGTGAAGGCGTGGTGGTTCAACCCGCGGGACGGCAAGGCGACCGCGGTCGGCACCTTCCCGAACACCGGCACCCGGACGTTCACCCCGCCCGCCGACGGCGAGTTGCTCGACTGGGTGCTCGTACTCGACGACGAGTCGAAGAACTTCCCGGAACCGGGCGCTACACCGCGGTAG
- a CDS encoding methyl-accepting chemotaxis protein translates to MIDSILAALSKLRLGPRLVGGFLIIAGACAFLAYQSMDALNGLRECQVNANTNLFPSALALGKMGTNIVAIQRTERTAVIFGKRGDEATLGTAKAACEQGRREADDGAKAYASMPMTDKEAVLWKAFEAKFAEWKRLSDEIWALIDRREFNKAEEALDRETPVMRDMNAALMAVLDGQQAISKEENAKANEVFDHGRRTLWTVSIGAVLAAVGLGLLLTASVVRPLTATVSVLEGVTKGDLSRKVEVKSEDEVGQLGAALNVAIDGLAAAKEAERATVARDKERAEREAAAERERMEREAAAERERQDRAAAAAAELRRKASTIQGTIQALAAGDFTATVPDLGDDDMGQMGRSLNEAVLSVRTALEGVREVSEQLADASGQLSSASEEISSGAQEQASSLEETASALQEITATVKQSADNAQQARQLAGGSREVAEKGGQVVSGAVGAMGEINESSKKIAEIITTIDEIAFQTNLLALNAAVEAARAGEQGRGFAVVATEVRNLAQRSATAAKEIKALIQDSVKKVDAGTELVNKSGTTLAEIVTSVKRVTDIVTEMAAASKEQSAGIEQVNTAVSQMDTVTQRNASQTEEMSATAQTLTEQAAQLRDLVARFKLGHARPALMTRQAKAPAAPRPRPAVTKALAQRKHNGNGHAGSHELEALGGEGFSEF, encoded by the coding sequence GTGATTGATTCCATCCTTGCGGCGCTGTCGAAGTTGCGGCTGGGGCCGCGCCTGGTGGGCGGGTTCTTGATCATCGCCGGGGCGTGCGCGTTCCTCGCGTACCAGTCGATGGACGCGCTCAACGGGCTCCGCGAGTGCCAGGTCAACGCCAACACCAACCTGTTCCCCTCGGCCCTGGCCCTGGGCAAAATGGGCACCAACATCGTGGCGATCCAGCGCACCGAGCGCACCGCGGTCATCTTCGGCAAGCGCGGCGACGAGGCGACCCTGGGCACGGCCAAGGCGGCGTGCGAGCAGGGGCGGCGGGAGGCCGACGACGGGGCCAAGGCGTACGCGTCCATGCCGATGACGGACAAGGAGGCGGTCCTGTGGAAGGCCTTCGAGGCCAAGTTCGCCGAGTGGAAGCGGCTCAGCGACGAGATCTGGGCGCTGATCGACCGCCGCGAGTTCAATAAGGCCGAGGAGGCGCTGGACCGCGAGACCCCGGTCATGCGCGATATGAACGCCGCGCTGATGGCGGTGCTGGACGGGCAGCAGGCGATCAGCAAGGAGGAGAACGCCAAGGCCAACGAGGTGTTCGATCACGGCCGGCGGACCCTATGGACGGTGAGCATCGGGGCGGTACTGGCCGCGGTCGGGCTCGGGCTGCTGCTGACCGCGTCGGTCGTGCGCCCGCTGACCGCGACCGTGTCCGTGCTCGAGGGCGTGACGAAGGGGGACCTGAGCCGCAAGGTGGAGGTGAAGTCGGAGGACGAGGTGGGGCAATTGGGGGCCGCGCTGAACGTGGCGATCGACGGCCTGGCCGCGGCCAAAGAGGCCGAGCGGGCCACCGTCGCGCGGGACAAGGAGCGGGCCGAGCGGGAGGCCGCCGCCGAGCGCGAGCGGATGGAGCGGGAGGCCGCCGCCGAGCGCGAGCGGCAGGACCGCGCCGCCGCCGCGGCCGCGGAACTGCGGCGCAAGGCCAGCACCATCCAGGGCACCATTCAGGCGCTAGCCGCCGGCGACTTCACCGCCACCGTGCCGGACCTGGGCGACGACGACATGGGCCAGATGGGCCGCTCCCTGAACGAGGCGGTGCTCAGCGTGCGGACGGCCCTGGAGGGGGTACGAGAGGTGTCCGAACAACTGGCCGACGCGAGCGGCCAACTGTCCAGCGCCAGCGAGGAGATCTCGTCCGGCGCCCAGGAGCAGGCCAGCAGTTTGGAAGAGACGGCCAGCGCCCTTCAGGAGATCACGGCCACGGTCAAGCAGAGCGCGGACAACGCCCAGCAGGCCCGGCAACTGGCCGGGGGCTCGCGCGAGGTGGCCGAGAAGGGCGGTCAGGTGGTGAGCGGCGCGGTTGGCGCCATGGGCGAGATCAACGAGTCGAGCAAGAAGATCGCGGAGATCATCACGACCATCGACGAGATCGCGTTCCAGACCAACCTGCTGGCCCTGAACGCGGCGGTGGAGGCGGCCCGGGCGGGCGAACAGGGGCGCGGGTTCGCGGTGGTCGCCACCGAGGTCCGCAACCTGGCCCAGCGAAGTGCCACCGCGGCCAAGGAGATCAAGGCCCTGATCCAGGACAGCGTGAAGAAGGTGGATGCGGGCACCGAGCTGGTGAACAAGTCCGGGACGACCCTGGCCGAGATCGTCACCAGCGTGAAGCGGGTGACCGACATCGTCACCGAGATGGCCGCCGCCAGCAAGGAGCAGTCCGCCGGCATCGAGCAGGTGAACACGGCGGTCAGCCAGATGGACACCGTGACCCAGCGGAACGCCTCCCAGACTGAAGAAATGAGCGCCACCGCACAGACCCTGACCGAGCAGGCGGCCCAGCTCCGCGACCTCGTCGCACGGTTTAAACTCGGGCACGCCCGGCCCGCACTGATGACCCGGCAGGCGAAGGCACCGGCGGCCCCGCGGCCCCGCCCCGCGGTCACCAAAGCCCTCGCGCAGCGCAAACACAACGGCAACGGTCACGCCGGCAGTCACGAGCTGGAAGCGCTCGGCGGTGAAGGGTTCAGCGAGTTCTAA
- the secA gene encoding preprotein translocase subunit SecA — translation MATAQTGMEPTFFEKLGDKFNAFVEACVGVISRLAGGSADERRIRGIGYVRPRGAAVHTVVPGSALAKVNELEPKMQALTDEQLKGLTAEFRERLKGGATLDQLLPEAFAAVREAGRRTKGMRHYDVQVVGGAVLHGYGTGLGSIAEMKTGEGKTLVATLAAYLNSLEGQGVHVVTVNDYLARRDCEWMLPIYYALGVNAAYIQSDMDPEARRRAYECDLTYGTASEFGFDYLRDNMKIARHDDENYHPYYRQVQRAHHYAIIDEVDNILVDEARTPLIISGPAFSDAKRFAEADKVARALTELERKARRDIVAAGTMKAGGTEGDGLTLLAPLDPAKVDPQNPPPKGVYFEIKEKERTCHLTDAGVRKAEELAGVESFYTAGNMEWPHLMDNALKAHHLYQIDRHYMIDRDARENNELSIVIIDEHTGRAMYGRQWSDGLHQAVEAKHTKDGVQIKQETQTMATVTLQNFFKLYKKLAGMTGTAKTEENEFWKIYKLDVVAIPTNKPMLRIEHKDLVYRTDKEKWDAVVNEVVEISKSGRPILIGTKDVDKSEKLSQLLKRRGVKHELLNAKPEHVGREAEIVAQAGRIGAVTISTNMAGRGTDIILGGNAETLAWARLKQAKDADGRPLYPTRLEVPNDVWAATIGEIEAKERMKEEGRKVAEMGGLHILGTERHDSRRIDNQLRGRAGRQGDPGSSRFYLSLQDELMRLFAGEWVGNVLTRLGMQEGEAIESGMVSRRIEKAQKKVEEYHFDQRKNLLEYDEVMDLQRKRVYGARQEILDGMNPRAMILDMIRTQIADASARFLNDSYGAASFAEFASNRLGMEFAAGDFRTSSYEDAARLAIEQALANVETFMQERLEENLGADEDPKDWKWSELTRAVNARYDLKLTEKELRKIAPDKLAEHLGAQAEAAVNAVNLDEGARYLTRTYGAEALAEWLRQRFGVKITAEEIVARGDGSELNGYLYQKVRAAYREKDVEFPVRVAMQNFMSDKPAAGQQRYDRDGLYRWSAQRLGTVLAARKHGPQVLADSNGFFAVAFQALEEEGWTEEVIRTEPRSKLRERLTALAPKAMPAADIDEIDAQVTTTFSGAKVADPEDAKELTDWAQRELGLTLDAAKLTGRSAVEARHMVLNAYDEKYRPEMHSVERQLVLEQIDSAWKTHLLVMDNLRSGVGLAGYAQEDPKIVYKREGMQEFDKMWAGIRDRITEAVFRMEEMGDEEAQAALWAGARATHAAAISATQARQAQLDASQQQTNTSGGGEAKKTDPIRNEGKKVGRNDPCPCGSGKKYKNCHMKMEAGKR, via the coding sequence ATGGCGACGGCACAGACCGGGATGGAACCGACGTTCTTCGAGAAGCTGGGCGACAAGTTCAACGCCTTCGTCGAAGCGTGCGTGGGCGTCATCTCCCGGCTGGCGGGCGGGTCCGCCGACGAGCGCCGCATTCGGGGCATCGGGTACGTGCGCCCGCGCGGCGCCGCGGTCCACACCGTGGTGCCCGGCTCGGCGCTCGCGAAGGTGAACGAACTCGAACCGAAGATGCAGGCGCTCACCGACGAGCAACTCAAGGGGCTCACCGCCGAGTTCCGCGAGCGGCTCAAGGGGGGGGCCACCCTCGACCAGTTGTTGCCCGAGGCGTTCGCCGCGGTCCGAGAGGCCGGCCGGCGCACGAAGGGCATGCGCCACTACGACGTGCAGGTGGTCGGCGGCGCGGTGCTGCACGGGTACGGCACCGGGCTGGGCAGCATCGCCGAGATGAAGACCGGTGAAGGCAAGACCCTCGTCGCGACGCTCGCCGCGTACCTCAACTCACTTGAGGGGCAGGGCGTCCACGTGGTCACCGTGAACGACTATCTGGCGCGTCGCGACTGCGAGTGGATGCTGCCCATCTACTACGCGCTGGGTGTGAACGCGGCGTACATCCAGAGCGACATGGACCCGGAGGCCCGGCGCCGCGCCTACGAGTGCGACCTCACCTACGGCACCGCCTCCGAGTTCGGGTTCGACTACCTGCGCGACAACATGAAGATCGCGCGGCACGACGACGAGAACTACCACCCGTACTACCGGCAGGTGCAGCGGGCGCACCACTACGCCATCATCGACGAGGTGGACAACATCCTCGTCGACGAGGCCCGCACCCCGCTCATCATCAGCGGCCCGGCCTTCTCCGACGCCAAGCGGTTCGCCGAGGCCGACAAGGTGGCCCGCGCGCTGACGGAACTGGAGCGCAAGGCGCGGCGCGACATCGTCGCGGCCGGCACCATGAAGGCCGGCGGCACCGAAGGGGACGGGCTGACGCTGCTCGCCCCGCTCGACCCCGCCAAGGTGGACCCGCAGAACCCGCCCCCGAAGGGCGTGTACTTCGAGATCAAGGAGAAGGAGCGCACCTGCCATCTGACGGATGCGGGCGTGCGCAAGGCCGAAGAGCTGGCGGGGGTCGAGAGCTTCTACACCGCCGGCAACATGGAATGGCCGCACCTGATGGACAACGCGCTGAAGGCGCACCACCTGTACCAGATCGACCGCCACTACATGATCGACCGCGACGCGCGGGAGAACAACGAGCTGTCGATCGTCATCATCGACGAGCACACCGGCCGCGCGATGTACGGCCGCCAGTGGTCCGACGGGCTGCACCAGGCCGTCGAGGCGAAGCACACCAAAGACGGGGTGCAGATCAAGCAAGAAACGCAGACGATGGCCACGGTCACGCTGCAGAACTTCTTCAAGCTGTACAAGAAGCTCGCGGGCATGACCGGCACCGCGAAGACCGAAGAGAACGAGTTCTGGAAGATCTACAAGCTTGACGTGGTGGCGATCCCCACCAACAAGCCGATGCTCCGCATCGAGCACAAGGACCTGGTGTACCGGACCGACAAGGAGAAGTGGGACGCGGTCGTTAACGAGGTCGTGGAGATCAGCAAGAGCGGGCGCCCGATCCTGATCGGCACCAAGGACGTGGACAAGAGCGAGAAGCTCTCGCAACTGCTGAAGCGCCGGGGGGTCAAGCACGAGCTGCTTAACGCGAAGCCGGAACACGTGGGCCGCGAGGCCGAGATCGTGGCCCAGGCGGGGCGCATCGGAGCGGTCACCATCTCCACGAACATGGCCGGCCGCGGGACCGACATCATCCTCGGCGGCAACGCCGAAACGCTCGCGTGGGCACGCCTCAAGCAAGCCAAGGACGCCGACGGACGGCCCCTATACCCCACGCGCCTGGAGGTGCCGAACGACGTGTGGGCCGCGACGATCGGCGAGATCGAAGCGAAGGAGAGGATGAAGGAAGAGGGCCGTAAGGTCGCCGAGATGGGCGGGCTGCACATCCTCGGAACCGAGCGGCACGACTCCCGCCGCATCGACAACCAGCTCCGCGGCCGCGCCGGCCGCCAGGGCGACCCGGGGTCGAGCCGGTTCTACCTGTCGCTCCAGGACGAACTGATGCGCCTGTTCGCGGGCGAGTGGGTCGGGAACGTGCTCACCCGGCTGGGGATGCAGGAGGGCGAGGCGATCGAGTCCGGCATGGTGAGCCGGCGCATCGAGAAGGCCCAGAAGAAGGTCGAAGAGTACCACTTCGACCAGCGCAAGAACCTGCTCGAGTACGACGAGGTGATGGACCTCCAGCGCAAGCGCGTGTACGGCGCGCGCCAGGAGATCCTGGACGGCATGAACCCGCGGGCCATGATCCTGGACATGATCCGCACGCAGATCGCCGACGCGAGCGCGCGGTTCCTGAACGACAGCTACGGCGCCGCCAGCTTCGCCGAGTTCGCCAGCAACCGGCTAGGCATGGAGTTCGCCGCGGGCGATTTCCGCACCTCCTCCTACGAGGACGCGGCGCGCCTAGCGATCGAACAGGCGCTGGCCAACGTCGAGACGTTCATGCAGGAGCGGCTCGAAGAGAACCTCGGGGCGGACGAGGACCCGAAGGACTGGAAGTGGTCGGAACTGACCCGGGCGGTTAACGCCCGGTACGACCTCAAGCTGACCGAAAAGGAGCTGCGCAAGATCGCGCCCGACAAGCTCGCGGAACACCTGGGCGCCCAAGCCGAGGCCGCGGTGAACGCGGTGAACCTGGACGAAGGCGCGCGGTACCTCACGCGCACCTACGGCGCCGAGGCACTCGCCGAGTGGCTCCGCCAGCGGTTCGGCGTGAAGATCACCGCCGAGGAGATCGTCGCCCGGGGCGACGGGAGCGAGCTGAACGGGTACCTGTACCAGAAGGTGCGGGCCGCGTACCGCGAGAAGGACGTGGAGTTCCCGGTGCGCGTGGCGATGCAGAACTTCATGTCCGACAAGCCGGCGGCCGGGCAGCAGCGGTACGACCGCGACGGGCTGTACCGCTGGAGCGCCCAGCGGCTCGGGACGGTGCTGGCGGCGCGGAAGCACGGGCCGCAGGTGCTCGCGGACTCGAACGGGTTCTTCGCGGTCGCGTTCCAGGCGCTGGAGGAAGAGGGCTGGACCGAAGAGGTGATCCGCACGGAGCCGCGGTCGAAGCTGCGCGAGCGGCTCACCGCTCTGGCACCCAAGGCGATGCCGGCTGCGGACATCGACGAGATCGACGCCCAGGTGACCACAACCTTCAGCGGCGCCAAAGTCGCCGACCCGGAAGACGCCAAGGAGCTGACCGATTGGGCGCAGCGCGAGCTGGGGCTGACGCTCGACGCCGCGAAGCTCACCGGGCGGAGCGCGGTCGAGGCGCGGCACATGGTCCTCAACGCCTACGACGAAAAGTACCGGCCGGAGATGCACTCGGTCGAGCGGCAGCTCGTGCTGGAGCAGATCGACAGCGCGTGGAAGACGCACCTGCTGGTGATGGACAACCTCCGCAGCGGGGTGGGGCTGGCGGGCTACGCGCAAGAAGACCCGAAGATCGTGTACAAGCGAGAGGGGATGCAGGAGTTCGACAAGATGTGGGCGGGCATCCGCGACCGCATCACCGAAGCCGTCTTCCGGATGGAGGAGATGGGCGACGAGGAGGCGCAAGCGGCGCTGTGGGCCGGCGCCCGCGCGACGCACGCCGCGGCCATCAGCGCGACCCAGGCACGTCAGGCCCAGCTCGATGCATCACAGCAGCAGACCAACACGTCGGGCGGGGGGGAGGCGAAGAAGACCGACCCGATCCGCAACGAGGGCAAGAAGGTGGGCCGCAACGACCCGTGCCCGTGCGGGAGCGGCAAGAAGTACAAGAACTGTCACATGAAGATGGAAGCTGGTAAACGCTGA